Proteins from a genomic interval of Rosa chinensis cultivar Old Blush chromosome 2, RchiOBHm-V2, whole genome shotgun sequence:
- the LOC112187043 gene encoding beta-glucosidase 24 isoform X1 — protein MALSLSFSLPASATRAPVSSFRRLPSRTPTVKAVGVFPSKRIDHKRAIRIRPCSALGDLTSALTSAVTDTAAAVVDAATTIVDTVTAVADTTTTTATTEVTRADFPTEFKFGCATSAFQTEGSGTEGGRGPATWDTYIQDNALDGTEIAVDSYNRYKDDVQLLKNMGVDTYRFSISWSRILPDGTLDNINQAGIDFYNNFIDELVANGISPFVTLFHFDLPTALNTKYNGFLSIDIVEDFKAYADLCFKTFGDRVKYWATINEPQVWGQYGFTNPAADANAATDPFVSAHNVILAHAAAAKLYKTTYQPTQGGVIGIPSVVEWFEPYEDTAQDRDAARRAFDFKTGWFVEPLVYGDYPFIMRALVGDALPEFTDEQKELVKGSYDYIGVNYYTARFTISVPITSDDVYDAMDDYKHATESKVGPDGEYIGDATPGSTEIFVYPDGLRKGLILMKELYNNPKIYVTENGYPGARDDTIPIEEALIDDVRIQHIKDHLAAIKDARAAGVDVNSYIMWALMDCLEMGSLYAVRFGLNYTDYLNELARTPKKSAAWLKDFLASTTSTTTTTST, from the exons atggCTCTCAGTCTAAGCTTTTCGTTGCCAGCGTCGGCAACAAGAGCACCGGTCAGCTCCTTCAGGAGACTACCGAGCCGTACTCCAACGGTGAAAGCCGTAGGAGTGTTCCCATCTAAGAGAATTGATCATAAGAGGGCCATTAGAATTAGACCATGCTCTGCATTGGGAGATCTTACTTCAGCATTAACAAGTGCAGTTACTGATACTGCCGCCGCTGTTGTTGACGCTGCGACCACGATTGTTGATACCGTGACTGCGGTTGCTGATACCACAACCACAACTGCAACCACAGAAGTAACCAGGGCTGATTTCCCCACTGAATTCAAGTTTGGTTGCGCCACTTCCGCTTTCCAG ACAGAAGGATCTGGAACTGAAGGAGGGAGAGGACCAGCCACGTGGGATACTTACATACAAGATAACGCACTAGATGGCACAGAAATAGCCGTTGATTCCTACAACCGCTACAAG GACGACGTGCAACTGCTGAAGAACATGGGAGTGGATACATACAGATTCTCTATTTCCTGGTCAAGAATCCTACCTG ATGGAACCCTTGACAATATAAACCAGGCTGGTATCGATTTCTACAACAACTTCATCGACGAACTGGTAGCAAATG GGATAAGTCCATTTGTGACACTGTTCCACTTCGACTTGCCCACAGCTCTGAATACTAAGTACAACGGCTTCTTAAGCATTGACATTGT GGAGGATTTCAAAGCATATGCTGATTTATGTTTCAAAACTTTTGGCGATCGAGTGAAGTACTGGGCTACTATCAATGAGCCACAAGTGTGGGGGCAATACGGCTTCACTAACCCCGCCGCAGATGCAAATGCTGCCACCGATCCTTTTGTCTCTGCGCATAACGTCATATTAGCCCATGCTGCAGCAGCCAAACTCTACAAGACTACATACCAG CCAACACAAGGAGGAGTGATCGGAATCCCGTCAGTGGTTGAATGGTTTGAGCCATACGAAGACACCGCGCAAGATAGAGATGCGGCCCGTAGAGCATTTGACTTTAAGACAGGATG GTTTGTGGAGCCCCTAGTATATGGTGATTACCCATTTATCATGAGAGCTTTGGTGGGGGATGCACTTCCAGAATTCACAGATGAGCAGAAAGAGTTGGTAAAGGGCTCATATGATTACATTGGGGTGAACTACTACACTGCCAGATTCACGATTTCTGTACCAATAACAAGCGATGATGTCTACGATGCGATGGATGATTACAAGCACGCTACCGAGTCAA AGGTAGGACCAGATGGGGAGTACATAGGCGATGCG ACACCAGGGAGCACCGAGATCTTCGTCTATCCAGATGGGCTAAGGAAGGGATTGATTTTAATGAAGGAACTTTACAACAATCCCAAAATCTACGTTACTGAGAATG GATATCCGGGCGCACGAGATGACACCATTCCAATAGAAGAGGCTTTGATTGACGATGTTCGAATTCAGCACATCAAGGATCATCTCGCCGCTATCAAAGATGCCAGAGC TGCGGGAGTAGATGTCAACAGTTACATAATGTGGGCACTGATGGACTGCCTGGAGATGGGATCCCTATACGCAGTTCGATTCGGTCTCAACTACACTGATTATCTCAATGAATTGGCCAGAACTCCAAAGAAGTCCGCCGCCTGGCTCAAAGATTTCTTGGCTTCAACCACTTCAACCACTACAACCACTTCCACTTGA
- the LOC112187041 gene encoding sister chromatid cohesion 1 protein 2 isoform X3, giving the protein MGCCLLFQKAQEGPDKILKDDWDVIAYRVLAYLLLGVVRIYSKKVEYLFDDCHEVLTEINKFVVSTKEKGDTDTFCAPYDSVTLPERFELDAFDLGLPEDVSGGNEVSYEAITLKDCPKGNVGQFSSDMYDYEEFGPCRGIFSANYIPGREYVSVDPENFVLSYDGMELDMELRTSRSGANPEVNMENPQESRFSQVETNGEQIKVPDIALSEGGTLGEARQEKLPDLRSEEKGLNHETFFGIEEEPLNQVEPFGEDHEINGEQIKAPAVVQSVDGIQEEASLEPSCHVTSSGEDHHIIREEIIMQSENQMCPVTREDHNLSNLEADRGNLKSCTPALEENMDLDKSCDLKKPEKPVCSYGEENHKDGEPTKLQDTIPPDNVNCQITAGKDSEALVVTTPKLRRVIPTPAMRKATQISRKRKKKCTFDEMVVLPNTVIKRSINDASDLVSKRRKVPETALAAWKTCQLRNLSRNFLEPLIPSVSEELRSLFHKSIIESAETVEPPEKLDVLEPPSTGRPEQVETSPGPPVLEQIEIEPGTPILEKIEIAPGTPVLHSTSMKSFNSPKSPEARDMDMVIPEPSGRIEEEPSMGNEQAYPSESVEVPSLDKVQEHDFNLLNEEPDLCEGVNPELDGWSKRTRVVARYLHREFTNCKNRGEEEVNLLQVSEGKTKKESARLFYETLVLRTNGYVDVKQDEAYGDILLRKLHKWDQTWEDDTVNRDSFEPMDSCA; this is encoded by the exons ATGGGTTGCTGCCTATTGTTTCAAAAAGCTCAAGAAGGCCCAG ATAAAATTTTGAAGGATGATTGGGATGTCATCGCATATAGGGTACTAGCCTACCTTCTTCTTGGTGTTGTTCGAATATACTCAAAAAAAGTTGAATACCTTTTTGATGACTGCCACGAAGTGCTAACTGAAATCAACAAGTTTGTTGTTAGCACAAAAGAGAAGGGAGACACAGATACATTTTGTGCGCCTTATGACTCTGTTACCCTACCAGAGAGGTTTGAACTTGATGCATTTGATTTGGGACTTCCTGAAGATGTCAGTGG AGGAAATGAAGTATCCTACGAAGCTATCACACTTAAAG ATTGTCCAAAGGGAAATGTAGGACAATTTTCATCAGATATG TATGATTACGAGGAATTTGGTCCCTGCCGTGGTATCTTTTCTGCCAATTACATTCCAGGCAGAGAGTATGTTTCTGTGGATCCTGAAAACTT TGTACTTTCATATGACGGGATGGAATTGGATATGGAGTTAAGGACGTCGAGGAGTGGAGCTAACCCAGAAGTAAACATGGAGAATCCTCAAGAGAGTAGGTTCTCTCAAGTAGAAACTAATGGAGAACAGATAAAGGTTCCGGATATAGCATTGTCTGAAGGTGGGACTCTAGGAGAAGCAAGGCAGGAAAAGCTTCCAGACCTTAGGTCTGAGGAAAAAGGTCTGAACCATGAAACATTTTTTGGCATTGAAGAAGAGCCCCTAAACCAAGTTGAACCATTTGGTGAAGATCACGAAATTAATGGGGAGCAAATAAAGGCTCCTGCTGTAGTCCAGTCTGTTGATGGAATTCAAGAAGAGGCAAGCCTGGAACCTTCCTGTCATGTTACATCATCTGGTGAAGATCACCACATTATTCGAGAGGAGATTATCATGCAATCAGAAAATCAAATGTGTCCAGTTACAAGAGAAGACCACAATCTAAGCAACTTGGAAGCTGACAGGGGAAACCTGAAAAGTTGTACACCTGCTCTAGAAGAGAACATGGACCTTGATAAGTCTTGTGACTTAAAGAAACCTGAAAAACCTGTTTGTTCATATGGGGAAGAGAATCATAAGGATGGAGAGCCGACAAAGTTACAGGACACGATTCCACCAGATAATGTGAATTGTCAAATTACTGCTGGAAAAGATTCAGAGGCTTTAG TTGTTACTACACCAAAGTTAAGGAGGGTTATTCCCACACCAGCTATGAGGAAGGCTACTCAAATCTccaggaaaaggaaaaagaaatgtacCTTTGATGAAATGGTAGTGCTGCCTAATAC GGTAATCAAGCGAAGCATAAATGATGCGAGTGACTTggtttcaaaaagaagaaaggttCCTGAAACTGCCCTTGCTGCCTGGAAAACCTGTCAGCTTAGAAACCTATCCCGGAATTTCTTGGAACCATTGATACCTA GTGTTTCAGAGGAGCTTAGGTCGCTCTTCCACAAAAGCATAATAGAATCTGCTGAAACTGTTGAACCTCCAGAAAAGCTAGATGTGTTAGAACCTCCAAGTACTGGTAGACCAGAGCAAGTAGAAACTTCACCAGGGCCACCTGTCCTTGAGCAAATAGAAATTGAGCCTGGAACCCCTATCCttgagaaaatagaaattgcacCAGGAACGCCTGTCCTTCACTCAACATCAATGAAATCATTCAATAGTCCAAAGAGCCCCGAAGCTCGTGATATGGATATGGTGATACCTGAGCCATCCGGAAGGATAGAGGAAGAGCCATCTATGGGAAATGAACAAGCTTACCCATCTGAAAGTGTAGAAGTACCATCTTTGGACAAGGTTCAAGAGCATGATTTCAATTTATTGAATGAG gAACCTGATTTATGTGAGGGAGTTAACCCTGAACTGG ATGGGTGGTCAAAGAGAACCAG AGTGGTTGCAAGGTACTTGCATAGAGAATTCACAAATTGTAAAAATCGAGGAGAGGAGGAAGTGAACTTGTTGCAGGTTTCAgaaggaaaaaccaagaaagAAAGTGCAAGGTTGTTCTATGAGACACTG GTGTTGAGAACTAATGGGTATGTGGATGTGAAGCAAGATGAAGCCTATGGTGACATTCTACTCCGTAAGCTCCACAAATGGGATCAAACATGGGAAGACGATACGGTCAACAGAGACAGCTTCGAACCTATGGATTCATGTGCATAG
- the LOC112187041 gene encoding sister chromatid cohesion 1 protein 2 isoform X2 produces the protein MFYSQCLLSRKGRLGSIWVAAYCFKKLKKAQVAETDISASVDKILKDDWDVIAYRVLAYLLLGVVRIYSKKVEYLFDDCHEVLTEINKFVVSTKEKGDTDTFCAPYDSVTLPERFELDAFDLGLPEDVSGGNEVSYEAITLKDCPKGNVGQFSSDMYDYEEFGPCRGIFSANYIPGRDVLSYDGMELDMELRTSRSGANPEVNMENPQESRFSQVETNGEQIKVPDIALSEGGTLGEARQEKLPDLRSEEKGLNHETFFGIEEEPLNQVEPFGEDHEINGEQIKAPAVVQSVDGIQEEASLEPSCHVTSSGEDHHIIREEIIMQSENQMCPVTREDHNLSNLEADRGNLKSCTPALEENMDLDKSCDLKKPEKPVCSYGEENHKDGEPTKLQDTIPPDNVNCQITAGKDSEALVVTTPKLRRVIPTPAMRKATQISRKRKKKCTFDEMVVLPNTVIKRSINDASDLVSKRRKVPETALAAWKTCQLRNLSRNFLEPLIPSVSEELRSLFHKSIIESAETVEPPEKLDVLEPPSTGRPEQVETSPGPPVLEQIEIEPGTPILEKIEIAPGTPVLHSTSMKSFNSPKSPEARDMDMVIPEPSGRIEEEPSMGNEQAYPSESVEVPSLDKVQEHDFNLLNEEPDLCEGVNPELDGWSKRTRVVARYLHREFTNCKNRGEEEVNLLQVSEGKTKKESARLFYETLVLRTNGYVDVKQDEAYGDILLRKLHKWDQTWEDDTVNRDSFEPMDSCA, from the exons ATGTTTTACTCACAGTGTCTCTTATCAAGAAAAGGGCGTTTAGGCTCCATATGGGTTGCTGCCTATTGTTTCAAAAAGCTCAAGAAGGCCCAGGTCGCTGAAACTGACATTTCAGCCTCTGTTG ATAAAATTTTGAAGGATGATTGGGATGTCATCGCATATAGGGTACTAGCCTACCTTCTTCTTGGTGTTGTTCGAATATACTCAAAAAAAGTTGAATACCTTTTTGATGACTGCCACGAAGTGCTAACTGAAATCAACAAGTTTGTTGTTAGCACAAAAGAGAAGGGAGACACAGATACATTTTGTGCGCCTTATGACTCTGTTACCCTACCAGAGAGGTTTGAACTTGATGCATTTGATTTGGGACTTCCTGAAGATGTCAGTGG AGGAAATGAAGTATCCTACGAAGCTATCACACTTAAAG ATTGTCCAAAGGGAAATGTAGGACAATTTTCATCAGATATG TATGATTACGAGGAATTTGGTCCCTGCCGTGGTATCTTTTCTGCCAATTACATTCCAGGCAGAGA TGTACTTTCATATGACGGGATGGAATTGGATATGGAGTTAAGGACGTCGAGGAGTGGAGCTAACCCAGAAGTAAACATGGAGAATCCTCAAGAGAGTAGGTTCTCTCAAGTAGAAACTAATGGAGAACAGATAAAGGTTCCGGATATAGCATTGTCTGAAGGTGGGACTCTAGGAGAAGCAAGGCAGGAAAAGCTTCCAGACCTTAGGTCTGAGGAAAAAGGTCTGAACCATGAAACATTTTTTGGCATTGAAGAAGAGCCCCTAAACCAAGTTGAACCATTTGGTGAAGATCACGAAATTAATGGGGAGCAAATAAAGGCTCCTGCTGTAGTCCAGTCTGTTGATGGAATTCAAGAAGAGGCAAGCCTGGAACCTTCCTGTCATGTTACATCATCTGGTGAAGATCACCACATTATTCGAGAGGAGATTATCATGCAATCAGAAAATCAAATGTGTCCAGTTACAAGAGAAGACCACAATCTAAGCAACTTGGAAGCTGACAGGGGAAACCTGAAAAGTTGTACACCTGCTCTAGAAGAGAACATGGACCTTGATAAGTCTTGTGACTTAAAGAAACCTGAAAAACCTGTTTGTTCATATGGGGAAGAGAATCATAAGGATGGAGAGCCGACAAAGTTACAGGACACGATTCCACCAGATAATGTGAATTGTCAAATTACTGCTGGAAAAGATTCAGAGGCTTTAG TTGTTACTACACCAAAGTTAAGGAGGGTTATTCCCACACCAGCTATGAGGAAGGCTACTCAAATCTccaggaaaaggaaaaagaaatgtacCTTTGATGAAATGGTAGTGCTGCCTAATAC GGTAATCAAGCGAAGCATAAATGATGCGAGTGACTTggtttcaaaaagaagaaaggttCCTGAAACTGCCCTTGCTGCCTGGAAAACCTGTCAGCTTAGAAACCTATCCCGGAATTTCTTGGAACCATTGATACCTA GTGTTTCAGAGGAGCTTAGGTCGCTCTTCCACAAAAGCATAATAGAATCTGCTGAAACTGTTGAACCTCCAGAAAAGCTAGATGTGTTAGAACCTCCAAGTACTGGTAGACCAGAGCAAGTAGAAACTTCACCAGGGCCACCTGTCCTTGAGCAAATAGAAATTGAGCCTGGAACCCCTATCCttgagaaaatagaaattgcacCAGGAACGCCTGTCCTTCACTCAACATCAATGAAATCATTCAATAGTCCAAAGAGCCCCGAAGCTCGTGATATGGATATGGTGATACCTGAGCCATCCGGAAGGATAGAGGAAGAGCCATCTATGGGAAATGAACAAGCTTACCCATCTGAAAGTGTAGAAGTACCATCTTTGGACAAGGTTCAAGAGCATGATTTCAATTTATTGAATGAG gAACCTGATTTATGTGAGGGAGTTAACCCTGAACTGG ATGGGTGGTCAAAGAGAACCAG AGTGGTTGCAAGGTACTTGCATAGAGAATTCACAAATTGTAAAAATCGAGGAGAGGAGGAAGTGAACTTGTTGCAGGTTTCAgaaggaaaaaccaagaaagAAAGTGCAAGGTTGTTCTATGAGACACTG GTGTTGAGAACTAATGGGTATGTGGATGTGAAGCAAGATGAAGCCTATGGTGACATTCTACTCCGTAAGCTCCACAAATGGGATCAAACATGGGAAGACGATACGGTCAACAGAGACAGCTTCGAACCTATGGATTCATGTGCATAG
- the LOC112187041 gene encoding sister chromatid cohesion 1 protein 2 isoform X1: MFYSQCLLSRKGRLGSIWVAAYCFKKLKKAQVAETDISASVDKILKDDWDVIAYRVLAYLLLGVVRIYSKKVEYLFDDCHEVLTEINKFVVSTKEKGDTDTFCAPYDSVTLPERFELDAFDLGLPEDVSGGNEVSYEAITLKDCPKGNVGQFSSDMYDYEEFGPCRGIFSANYIPGREYVSVDPENFVLSYDGMELDMELRTSRSGANPEVNMENPQESRFSQVETNGEQIKVPDIALSEGGTLGEARQEKLPDLRSEEKGLNHETFFGIEEEPLNQVEPFGEDHEINGEQIKAPAVVQSVDGIQEEASLEPSCHVTSSGEDHHIIREEIIMQSENQMCPVTREDHNLSNLEADRGNLKSCTPALEENMDLDKSCDLKKPEKPVCSYGEENHKDGEPTKLQDTIPPDNVNCQITAGKDSEALVVTTPKLRRVIPTPAMRKATQISRKRKKKCTFDEMVVLPNTVIKRSINDASDLVSKRRKVPETALAAWKTCQLRNLSRNFLEPLIPSVSEELRSLFHKSIIESAETVEPPEKLDVLEPPSTGRPEQVETSPGPPVLEQIEIEPGTPILEKIEIAPGTPVLHSTSMKSFNSPKSPEARDMDMVIPEPSGRIEEEPSMGNEQAYPSESVEVPSLDKVQEHDFNLLNEEPDLCEGVNPELDGWSKRTRVVARYLHREFTNCKNRGEEEVNLLQVSEGKTKKESARLFYETLVLRTNGYVDVKQDEAYGDILLRKLHKWDQTWEDDTVNRDSFEPMDSCA; the protein is encoded by the exons ATGTTTTACTCACAGTGTCTCTTATCAAGAAAAGGGCGTTTAGGCTCCATATGGGTTGCTGCCTATTGTTTCAAAAAGCTCAAGAAGGCCCAGGTCGCTGAAACTGACATTTCAGCCTCTGTTG ATAAAATTTTGAAGGATGATTGGGATGTCATCGCATATAGGGTACTAGCCTACCTTCTTCTTGGTGTTGTTCGAATATACTCAAAAAAAGTTGAATACCTTTTTGATGACTGCCACGAAGTGCTAACTGAAATCAACAAGTTTGTTGTTAGCACAAAAGAGAAGGGAGACACAGATACATTTTGTGCGCCTTATGACTCTGTTACCCTACCAGAGAGGTTTGAACTTGATGCATTTGATTTGGGACTTCCTGAAGATGTCAGTGG AGGAAATGAAGTATCCTACGAAGCTATCACACTTAAAG ATTGTCCAAAGGGAAATGTAGGACAATTTTCATCAGATATG TATGATTACGAGGAATTTGGTCCCTGCCGTGGTATCTTTTCTGCCAATTACATTCCAGGCAGAGAGTATGTTTCTGTGGATCCTGAAAACTT TGTACTTTCATATGACGGGATGGAATTGGATATGGAGTTAAGGACGTCGAGGAGTGGAGCTAACCCAGAAGTAAACATGGAGAATCCTCAAGAGAGTAGGTTCTCTCAAGTAGAAACTAATGGAGAACAGATAAAGGTTCCGGATATAGCATTGTCTGAAGGTGGGACTCTAGGAGAAGCAAGGCAGGAAAAGCTTCCAGACCTTAGGTCTGAGGAAAAAGGTCTGAACCATGAAACATTTTTTGGCATTGAAGAAGAGCCCCTAAACCAAGTTGAACCATTTGGTGAAGATCACGAAATTAATGGGGAGCAAATAAAGGCTCCTGCTGTAGTCCAGTCTGTTGATGGAATTCAAGAAGAGGCAAGCCTGGAACCTTCCTGTCATGTTACATCATCTGGTGAAGATCACCACATTATTCGAGAGGAGATTATCATGCAATCAGAAAATCAAATGTGTCCAGTTACAAGAGAAGACCACAATCTAAGCAACTTGGAAGCTGACAGGGGAAACCTGAAAAGTTGTACACCTGCTCTAGAAGAGAACATGGACCTTGATAAGTCTTGTGACTTAAAGAAACCTGAAAAACCTGTTTGTTCATATGGGGAAGAGAATCATAAGGATGGAGAGCCGACAAAGTTACAGGACACGATTCCACCAGATAATGTGAATTGTCAAATTACTGCTGGAAAAGATTCAGAGGCTTTAG TTGTTACTACACCAAAGTTAAGGAGGGTTATTCCCACACCAGCTATGAGGAAGGCTACTCAAATCTccaggaaaaggaaaaagaaatgtacCTTTGATGAAATGGTAGTGCTGCCTAATAC GGTAATCAAGCGAAGCATAAATGATGCGAGTGACTTggtttcaaaaagaagaaaggttCCTGAAACTGCCCTTGCTGCCTGGAAAACCTGTCAGCTTAGAAACCTATCCCGGAATTTCTTGGAACCATTGATACCTA GTGTTTCAGAGGAGCTTAGGTCGCTCTTCCACAAAAGCATAATAGAATCTGCTGAAACTGTTGAACCTCCAGAAAAGCTAGATGTGTTAGAACCTCCAAGTACTGGTAGACCAGAGCAAGTAGAAACTTCACCAGGGCCACCTGTCCTTGAGCAAATAGAAATTGAGCCTGGAACCCCTATCCttgagaaaatagaaattgcacCAGGAACGCCTGTCCTTCACTCAACATCAATGAAATCATTCAATAGTCCAAAGAGCCCCGAAGCTCGTGATATGGATATGGTGATACCTGAGCCATCCGGAAGGATAGAGGAAGAGCCATCTATGGGAAATGAACAAGCTTACCCATCTGAAAGTGTAGAAGTACCATCTTTGGACAAGGTTCAAGAGCATGATTTCAATTTATTGAATGAG gAACCTGATTTATGTGAGGGAGTTAACCCTGAACTGG ATGGGTGGTCAAAGAGAACCAG AGTGGTTGCAAGGTACTTGCATAGAGAATTCACAAATTGTAAAAATCGAGGAGAGGAGGAAGTGAACTTGTTGCAGGTTTCAgaaggaaaaaccaagaaagAAAGTGCAAGGTTGTTCTATGAGACACTG GTGTTGAGAACTAATGGGTATGTGGATGTGAAGCAAGATGAAGCCTATGGTGACATTCTACTCCGTAAGCTCCACAAATGGGATCAAACATGGGAAGACGATACGGTCAACAGAGACAGCTTCGAACCTATGGATTCATGTGCATAG
- the LOC112188203 gene encoding sister chromatid cohesion 1 protein 2, producing MVYSQSLLARRGPLGAIWVAAYCFKKLKKTQITETDILAAIDKILKDEWDGVAYRVLAYLLLGVVRIYLRKVEYLFDDCNEVLLDIKKFVFSTKDNAPAEMLCAADHSVIIPDRFELDAFDMGSLEDVSGEHLASHKEITLKECAEWNGIGRLSSEMYDHMEFGACHSIFSTYYTPVRSVLSSHLMNFGMELITSSSGANAEEIIEQLQWHRFSQEECADIDTFIGIEKEPQNQVKQHGEDNETNGEQIKTPDIAVPEDGIQEDGQKTQKHEIIYGNNIEPSRHVITGEDHQSEREEMMEIDLVQPENQSFQITKEEHSLRNLEADMENRKNATFSQEESLDLDVLSGAKKPQELVCSYGEENHNDEEPTKLQDITPDTMKNIPQEDPDPLSVAYDGSPDTKQPDALGITTPKLTAVPRPVSKKSDRFSRKRKCVFDDIVVLPNEVIRQSIHDASDLVAKRKKVPKNAHAVWKTCQIGNLAQNFLEPLISNISQELRSLLCKRKLRKLKITPEKLDLLDCQRTGISEQMEVVHTETVEPAEDLDVLEYPCTVGLEQAEIAPDTPVLRSKSIKSFHSPRSPEVPEVPDMDLVRPETSGRIEKEPSMGAEQTFPSGSVEEVPPSLDRDDEHDFNFLSEEAEFCEGVNPELDGCSVRTRKVARYLHRHFTICNSLHVNLLEVAERRTKKESARLFYETLVMKTRGFVDVKQADPYGDILIWKLPKWDQMWGDDTSHRVTSETMSLCR from the exons ATGGTCTATTCACAGAGCTTGTTAGCAAGAAGAGGGCCTTTGGGCGCCATATGGGTCGCTGCTTACTGTTTCAAGAAGCTCAAGAAGACCCAGATCACAGAGACTGACATTTTGGCCGCTATTG ATAAAATTTTAAAGGATGAATGGGATGGTGTCGCATATAGAGTACTAGCCTACCTACTTCTGGGTGTTGTTCGAATATACTTGAGGAAAGTTGAATATCTTTTTGATGACTGCAATGAAGTGCTACTAGACATCAAGAAATTTGTGTTTAGCACAAAAGACAATGCACCTGCAGAAATGCTGTGTGCGGCTGATCACTCTGTTATCATACCGGATAGGTTTGAGCTTGATGCCTTTGATATGGGGAGCCTTGAAGATGTCAGTGG TGAACATTTGGCGTCTCACAAAGAAATCACGCTTAAAG AATGTGCAGAGTGGAATGGAATAGGACGACTTTCATCAGAAATG TATGATCATATGGAATTTGGTGCCTGCCACAGTATTTTCTCAACTTATTACACCCCAGTCAGAAG TGTACTTTCATCTCACCTGATGAACTTTGGTATGGAGTTAATAACATCGAGTAGTGGAGCTAATGCggaagaaatcatagagcagcTTCAATGGCATAGGTTCTCTCAAGAAGAATGTGCCGACATTGATACATTTATTGGCATTGAGAAAGAGCCTCAAAACCAAGTTAAGCAACATGGTGAAGATAATGAAACCAATGGAGAGCAGATAAAGACTCCAGATATAGCAGTGCCTGAAGATGGAATTCAGGAAGATGGTCAGAAGACTCAGAAGCATGAGATCATTTATGGGAATAATATAGAACCTTCCCGCCATGTGATAACTGGTGAGGATCATCAAAGTGAACGAGAGGAGATGATGGAAATAGActtggtgcaaccagaaaatcaGAGTTTTCAGATTACAAAAGAAGAGCATAGTCTAAGAAACTTAGAAGCTGACATGGAGAATAGGAAAAATGCTACATTTTCTCAAGAAGAATCCCTGGACCTTGATGTGCTTTCTGGGGCCAAGAAACCTCAAGAACTTGTTTGTTCATATGGAGAAGAGAATCATAATGATGAAGAGCCGACTAAGTTACAGGACATAACACCAGATACCATGAAAAATATTCCACAAGAAGATCCAGATCCCCTTTCAGTTGCATATGATGGCAGTCCTGACACCAAGCAGCCAGATGCTCTAG GTATTACTACACCAAAATTGACGGCTGTTCCCAGACCAGTTTCCAAGAAATCGGATCGGTTTTCTAGGAAAAGAAAATGTGTCTTTGATGATATAGTAGTGCTGCCTAATGA GGTAATCAGGCAAAGCATACATGATGCTAGTGATTTGGttgctaaaagaaaaaaagttccCAAAAATGCCCATGCTGTTTGGAAAACTTGTCAAATTGGAAATCTTGCCCAGAATTTCTTGGAGCCATTGATATCTA ACATTTCGCAAGAGCTTAGATCCCTCTTATGCAAAAGGAAACTGAGGAAATTAAAGATCACTCCAGAGAAGTTAGATTTGTTGGACTGTCAAAGGACTGGTATATCAGAGCAAATGGAGGTTGTACATACAGAAACCGTTGAACCTGCAGAAGACTTGGATGTGTTAGAATATCCATGTACTGTTGGATTAGAACAAGCAGAAATTGCACCAGACACACCTGTCCTTCgctcaaaatcaatcaaatcatttCATAGTCCCAGGAGTCCTGAAGTTCCTGAAGTTCCTGATATGGATCTAGTAAGACCTGAGACATCTGGAAGGATAGAAAAAGAACCGTCTATGGGAGCAGAGCAAACTTTCCCTTCTGGAAGTGTAGAAGAAGTACCACCATCTCTAGATAGGGATGACGAGCATGACTTCAATTTTTTGAGTGAG GAAGCTGAATTTTGCGAAGGAGTTAATCCTGAACTCG ATGGGTGTTCGGTGAGAACCAG AAAGGTGGCGAGATACTTGCACAGGCACTTTACAATTTGCAACAGTCTCCACGTGAACTTGTTGGAGGTTGCAGAACGAAGAACCAAGAAAGAAAGTGCAAGGCTATTCTATGAGACACTG GTGATGAAAACTAGAGGGTTTGTGGATGTGAAGCAAGCTGATCCCTATGGCGACATTCTAATCTGGAAACTTCCCAAATGGGATCAAATGTGGGGAGATGATACCTCCCATAGAGTCACTTCTGAAACTATGTCTCTATGTCGATAG